The Streptomyces sp. NBC_00483 genome contains the following window.
CTCGTGCTTCGAGCTGTAGCTCATGGATCCGGCCGGCACCGACGCGCCGCGGGAGACCCGGTGGGTGCGGCGGCGCCAGATCGTCTTCAGGAGCGGGCGCGCGAGCAGGTCGTCGAGACCCTGGTGACCCGAGGACGCCTCAGCCATGCCCGCCACCGTTCTCGGCCGGCGACACCGGACGCCACGGCGCGAACGCGCTCGCGTCGCGCGGCAGCAGGCTCGCGAGGTCCGGGCAGTGCCGCAGGATCACGGACTTCATGCCGCCCTTCTCCACCCAGTCCATGCCGAGCGGCGTGTAGATCTCCGGGCGGTAGTCGACGGTGAGGAAGCGGTCGCTCTGCAGCCGCCGCGTCGCCATCAGGATGAAGATGCGGAACGCGGTGTCGGAGAAGCCGAAGCCGGTGGGCGGGTTCTCCGCGAACAGGCCGACGACCGTGTCGATCTCGTCGACGTCCCGGTACACCTCCTTGAGGCGTGCGAGGGTCTCCGGCTCCCGCGTGAGGTCCTCGAAGCGGCGGATGCGCTCCTTGTGCAGGCCCGCGCGGAAGTCGTTGTAGCGGGGCACGCCGCGCCTGCGGGTGCGCACCAGGTCGACCACCGACAGGTCGATGATCTCGCCCTCGCGATGGAACTGCGTCAGCGACTTCGGGTAGTTGTGGAGCGTGATCGCGCCGGGGTGTGCGATGCCGAACGAGTAGAGGGTGTCCGCCAGGCCCGTCTTGCGGATCTGGCTCTCGGCGGCCGCGCCCTGGATGTCGTTGAAGCCGAGCGTTTCGAGGCGCTGCCCGAAGCGGTGCTCGCGCAGCTCGTAGTCGTCGGGGATCAGCGGGTGCATGCGGTAGACCGTGACGAAGTCCTCGGTCAGCGAGTACGGGGCGCCGTGGTGGTCCGGCATCGTCTTCGGGATGCCGGTCAGGGAGTGCGATTCGAGCAGCCACAGGCCCAGCTGGTTCAGCCAACTCTTCGGCGGACCCTCCCAGTTGGTGCGCAGGCCGATGTCGATGGCCTTCGTCGCGAGGATCGCCGGTGTCCACTCCACCGTATGGATCTTCGCGATCAGCGCGGAGACCACGAGCCGCGCCGTGTGGTAGATCCGGTCCTCGCTCATCGACGGGTACTCGGAGCGCAGCGCGTCGCACACCGCGTTGTGCTCGCGCGCGAACAGGGTGTGCATCGAGCTGAGCCCCATCCACCAGTTGTCCTTGAACCCGGTGATCGGGATGCCGGCCCGGTTCGTCGGGATGTGCCCGCCGTCCAGCAACAGGCGTGCCCCGCCCTCGGGTTCGCGCAGCTGCTTCGCGGTCCGCTCGTCGCCGCCGTACACCTCGGAGCCGTCCCACCAGTGCGAGGCGGTGTTCCCGAAGAGGATCGGCGGCTTGTCGCCGGGCAGCTCGATGCCCTCGTTCTCGGCGAACCGCATCATGCTTTCCTCGGGCCCGTCGGGCGTGTTGACCCATGTCCCGCCGCCCGGCGGCAGCGGCACCTCGACCGTCTTGCCGCCCTCCTTGTAGCGGCGGTGGTTCACCCAGTCGTGCACCTGGAACTGGATCCAGGCCGCCGCCAGGATGTTCAGCGAGGTCGCGGGGACGAAGCTGTCACGCGCCAGCAGGCTGCGGCTGACCGTCACCGGGTTCGGGGTGTCGAAGAGGTCGGGCCGGTGCACCGGCTTGAGGTTGCGGCCGAACGCGGCGCCCACCGCGCCCATCTTCGGCTCCGACAGATCGTTGTACGTGCCGTCGTAGGACCGCTCCGTACGCAGCCGCTCGTCGACAGGGACCGGTACCGGCTCGGCCTTCGGCGGCGCCTCCTGCACATCGGTGTCGATCAGGTTCAGCTTGCGCAGCACCTTCCGTAGGAACACCAGGTTGAGCAGGCTCAGGTCCACCGGCAGCCGGTGCCACGGCACATACCGGTTCAGGATGCGGAAGACGAAGCCGATGGGGGCGCCGAGGATCCGGTTCCTGAGCGGCTCGTGCGGGGTGAAGCGGGTGCCGTGCCGCTGCGCGCTGCTCGCCCGGTACGCGGCCTTGCGGGCCCGGTTGAGATTGCCGAGCGGGCGGAATCCTTCCGTGGTGTACCAGGGGTTGAAGGAGAGTTCCTCGATCCGCCGGGCCGCCGAGTGGGCCTCGGCCGTCGTGATGTCCTGGCTCGGTATGGTCAGCCGGGCCACGGGGATCGGCGGGGTGATCGCTTCCTTCCACTCCACGGAGCCGTCCTCGACGGGGGTGCGCCGCTCGTCGACGTAGCGCTGCACGCACAGGTCGAAGGCGACGTCGCCGCGGCCGAGCCGGCGCGCGAGCTCCCGGTGCAGGAAGTTCGGGTCGCGGCGGTCGGGGCGCGGCTCGGGGCCGCCGCCCACGGCGGGCCGCAGCAGGAAGCGGACCGGTCCCGCCTCGCTCCACAGCATCGCGCCGCGGCTCCAATACGTCTCGCGGGCGAGACTGTTGACGGTGTGTCGGGTGGCGGCCTGGACGTTGCGGCGCATCCGGTTCGCGGTGCCGAGGCCGACGGCGATCGGCAGCTTCACGAAGAGCCCGAACGCCTTCTGCAGCGGATTGCGGGCCCCGGCCATCGCCTTGGCGAAGGCCACGAACTCGCGGGCGTCGCGGGCGTGCGACACCGGGAAACCGGTCGCGAGCAGATCGTGGCTCTGTTCGGCCGACACGTTCACGCGCACGGCGATCCCGTGCAGGTCGGGCGCCCCGTCGGGGCCGCGCATGCCGCTCGCG
Protein-coding sequences here:
- a CDS encoding peroxidase family protein; protein product: MAENERQASYKPAQYERYEGGSPEAERLVFERLAREIMKVQVANRRASGAPGYERAFHAKAALGVENARLRFNDDLPAALRGGFAQPGAEYPATVRLSSASGMRGPDGAPDLHGIAVRVNVSAEQSHDLLATGFPVSHARDAREFVAFAKAMAGARNPLQKAFGLFVKLPIAVGLGTANRMRRNVQAATRHTVNSLARETYWSRGAMLWSEAGPVRFLLRPAVGGGPEPRPDRRDPNFLHRELARRLGRGDVAFDLCVQRYVDERRTPVEDGSVEWKEAITPPIPVARLTIPSQDITTAEAHSAARRIEELSFNPWYTTEGFRPLGNLNRARKAAYRASSAQRHGTRFTPHEPLRNRILGAPIGFVFRILNRYVPWHRLPVDLSLLNLVFLRKVLRKLNLIDTDVQEAPPKAEPVPVPVDERLRTERSYDGTYNDLSEPKMGAVGAAFGRNLKPVHRPDLFDTPNPVTVSRSLLARDSFVPATSLNILAAAWIQFQVHDWVNHRRYKEGGKTVEVPLPPGGGTWVNTPDGPEESMMRFAENEGIELPGDKPPILFGNTASHWWDGSEVYGGDERTAKQLREPEGGARLLLDGGHIPTNRAGIPITGFKDNWWMGLSSMHTLFAREHNAVCDALRSEYPSMSEDRIYHTARLVVSALIAKIHTVEWTPAILATKAIDIGLRTNWEGPPKSWLNQLGLWLLESHSLTGIPKTMPDHHGAPYSLTEDFVTVYRMHPLIPDDYELREHRFGQRLETLGFNDIQGAAAESQIRKTGLADTLYSFGIAHPGAITLHNYPKSLTQFHREGEIIDLSVVDLVRTRRRGVPRYNDFRAGLHKERIRRFEDLTREPETLARLKEVYRDVDEIDTVVGLFAENPPTGFGFSDTAFRIFILMATRRLQSDRFLTVDYRPEIYTPLGMDWVEKGGMKSVILRHCPDLASLLPRDASAFAPWRPVSPAENGGGHG